The Desulfovibrio fairfieldensis sequence TTGATAATCTTGGCGGCCATATTGCTGGGAATGGCAAAGCCGATACCCTGGCCGCTGGCGATGATGGCCGTGTTGATGCCCACCACCTGACCGGCCATATTCAGCAGCGGACCACCGCTGTTGCCGGGGTTGATGGAGGCGTCGGTCTGGAGGAAGTTGTCAAACGGCCCGGAACGGATATTGCGGCCCTTGGCCGAAAGGATACCCGCGGTCACAGTGTGGTCCAGGCCGAAGGGATTGCCGATGGCCAGCAGCCATTCACCCACCTTGAGCGCGTCGGAATCGCCGAAGGTCAGGAACGGCAGGGGCTTTTTGGCGTCCACTTTCAGCAGGGCCAGGTCGGTTTCCTCATCGGAACCGATCAGCGTGGCCTTGAGGGTTTCGCTTTTGCCGTTGTCTTCATCCAGAGTGACGTGGATCACATCGGCGTCGGCCACCACGTGGTTGTTGGTCACAATGTAGCCGTCAGCGGACACGAGAAAACCGGAACCCAGCGATTTCTGCTTCTGCTGGGGCCGCTTGCCGCCGCGCCCTTTGCCGCCGAACTGGTCAAAAAACTTTTCAAAGCCGGGGGGCATATTGCGGAACATTTCACCGAAGAAATCTTCAGGGCCGCCCCCGGAGGCCTTGCGTTCCGTGCCTATATTGACCACAGCCGGGCCGCTTTTCGCCGCCAGCTCGCTGAAGTCGGGCAGATCCGCCGCCTGCGAAAGCTGTGCCGAGGCCAGGAAGGCCACGGTAAGCAGTGCGGCGAGGTATTTTTTTACAATCATGGAACCACTCCTCGTTACTTTTTTTGCATGGCCTTTTGCAAAGCCTGTGCCATAATGCCCATTCCGTTGCCGGAAGAGGGCGACCCGGCGGAGGCATGCTGCTTCCAGGCTTTGTCCTCGGCGGACGCGACGGCTTCGGAGCCTTCCGGGGCCAAGCTGATGCGGCGAGCGGCACTGTCCAGATTTTGAACAATCAGGGTCACGTTGTCGTCCTTATCCAGCTTGCTGAACTGAGCGGCGTTTTTGGCGTTCTTGATCACGCCTGCGGGCAGCAGACCGGTGATGCCGGGGGCCAGGGTCACAAACAGGCCATACTGGGTGCGACTTTCCACCGTGCCGGTCACCGTGGAGCCCACGGCAAAGCGCTGGGCCGCGTCCTGCCAGGGGTCGCCCTCGGCGTCGCGCAGGCTCAAGGCAATGCGCCGCGTCTCGGTGTTGACGTCCTTGATCTTGACGGAGACGGTCTCGCCCGCGCTGAGCACTTCCTCGGGCTTGTTAACCCGCTTGGCCCAGGACATTTCGGAAACATGAATCAGGCCTTCCACGCCTGGCAGCAGCTCGACGAAAGCGCCAAAGGGAGCCAGGCGCACCACCTTGCCCTGCACCACGGCGCCCGCGCTCAAGCGTTCCGGGGCATCCAGCCAGGGATCGCCCTCGGCCTGCTTGCGCGAAAGAGAAATTCGGATCTGGCCCTTGTCGTTTTTGCTGATGCCGAGCACCTTGACCCGGACAAGGTCGCCGGGGGACACCGCTTCGTCCGCCGCGCCCACGCGGGACCAGGACAGCTCGGAAAGATGGATCATGCCTTCCACCGCCGGAGCCAGCTCCATGAACGCGCCGAAGGGAGCCAAGCGGGTGATCCGCCCTTCCACGGTGTCGCCTTCCTTGAGGGTTTCCAGCAGTTTGTCCAGATTTTCCTGGCGCTCGCGTTCCAGCAGCGCACGCCGCGAAACCACGACGTTCCGGCCCCGGTTTTCAACCCGGATGATCAGGAACTGCATGCCGCGCCCCACCAGGGAGTCGGCGTCGCCCGAGGAAGCGTCCATCTGGCTGCCGGGACAGAAAGCCGTCTTGCCCAGCACTTCCACCGTGTAACCGCCCTTACAAACGGCGGTCACCCTGCCGTCCACCGGCAGGGCGGCGTCGCGGGCCTCTTCCAGCGCGGCCACCCCGCTGCCGCTCATGGAGCGGGACAGGCGGATTTCCTGCGGGGAGACAGCAATGACCCAGGCTTCCACGCTGTCGCCAGGTCCCGCGCTTTCCTTGCCCTCGGCATCCAGAATGTCCTTGCGCTCCATGATGCCGTCCACCTTGATGCCCATATCCACAAAGACGCTGTCGCCGGTGATGGCAATGACGGTGCCGCTGACCTTCTGGCCCGGCTGCAAACGGCCGGAAGAAGCGCTGTGCGCCGCCAGCATGGCGGCGAAATCTTCAGTGGCTTCTTCCTGCGCGGGGCTTTCTATTTTTTCCTCAGTCATATTTCCTGCTCCTCCAAACTGGGCATTTTGTTAAGTTGGTAATCATAGCCTATCCTTTTACGGATGACAATGAAGACCCAGGCCGCGCGGCGTGCGGATTGCGGCCCGCCATATGGTTTCCGGGGCATAAGGGGACGGAATTTTTTCTAGAAACTGAATGAAAATTTTACACATGCATAATTTTTGACCAGCAGTCGGGCGGAAGAGATCGCAGCAGGCTATCCGGATTTTTCAGCGACACAAGCACACATCCCGTTTTGCGGCAAATTTTTCTTTATGGAAAACTTGAAATATTTTTTTACAACCTCACCATGAGCGACGCTGCTCAACGGGCGGAATCGAACCTGCGCATCAATAGAACCGGCACGGCGGCCACCGCCGCCACCACCGCCATGATCGCATAGATGGCATTCATGCTCCAGGCGGAGGCCAGGAAGCCGAAAAGAAGCGGGGTCAGCATGTTGGTTATGCCGCGCAGAAAGGAATTGATGGAGAACACGTCGCCGTAGGAGGCGGCATCCCGTACGGGTTCGGTGATGATGGCCTGGATGACCGGAACGGTGCCCTTGGTCACAATGCCGAGCAGCAAGGCGATGCTAACGATGAGGACAAGCTGGTCCGCCATGATCAGGGCACAGAGCAGGACCGTCAGCAGCAGTTCGGCGGCCACGAAAACCTTTCGCGGTCCGAAACTGTCCACAAAGCGGCCGCAGGCCATCTTGCCGAGAAAAGAGCCCACCGAAAACCCCAGGGCGAAGGAACCGATGATTTTAGGGTCCACCCCCTTGCCGATCAGCAGCAAGGGCAGAAACGTGAATATTCGATCGTTGCTGAACGCGTTCAGAATGCTGGCAAGCATGGCCAGGAATATTTCCCTGTCCTTGAAGATACCGAACGCGGGAAAGCTTCTGCCTCCGTAGGCTTCCTCCCTTGTTTCGGGGCGTTCGCCCCGGCAGGAAAAAAAGAGCCAGAGCGCGGCAGCGAGCGCCGCCGCCCCGTATGTGATGCAGACGACCCTCCAGCCCGGAAAGCCCCCGAATGAATATGCGGCGGCAAAGGCCGCCAGGGAAACCAGGGGGATTCTGCCCACATCGCCGATGGCGGTGAAATCGCTCATGACTCTGCCCAGGCGGCGTCTTTCGGTGTGCAGCGTAAGATAGGAAAAGGCAATATTATGAAAGACGTTGTAGCCCGCCACGGCCAGGATAAAGCACAGGCCGGCGACCACGATGTTGCCGGAGAAGGTGGCCGCGCAAAATCCGGCCCCGCACACGGCTGTCACCAGGGTGATGGTCTGCATGAAGCCCAGTTTCCGGGACAGAAGCAACGTGCCCAGACCGGCTGCCGTACCCGCGGCGGTGCCCACGGAGACGATCAGACCCACCGCTTTTTCGCCTTCGCCAAAGGAAATGACCATAAAAGCGAGCAGAATGGGAACCGCGTCAAAAAGCCCGTCAATCAGGATATGGTAGGCATTGAGCAAAATATAGCGGGCGCGGGAAAGCATGGCATCTTCCTGTGCGGGAATTGTGCGGACGCTGTCCACAAGCGGTTCAGGCAAGCCGCGCCGATAAGGCTGACGCGCGGGCGGATATGGCGTCCGTTCTCGCGGCCGCCCAGCGGATATTTTTTATGTTAATCCACCCAAACAACACCACTTTTATCCAGCTGTCAAAGGCTTTCTGAACGCGAGGGAAGTTCGGCGCGGAAACGCCAGGGGCCTTGTGTTTTATAGCGGCGCAAGACCCTTGGGGCGAGGGTTTTCCATGGAAGTTGCCCTGCCCTCCGGTCACGAGGATAGGCCCACAGACCATACACGCTTATCGCCGGGAGGATTGCGGAGTTTTTCCCGGTGGTCGGCAACAGGATAGAAAAAACCCTGAACAATTATGCTGTTCAGGGTTTTTTCTATCCTGTTCAGGACGAAATTTGGTAGCAAGGGAGGGATTTGAACCCCCGACACTGCGGGTATGAACCGCATGCTCTGACCAACTGAGCTACCTTGCCGTATTGCGCCCCCATAGTGGCGCGTCGAATTCTTTATACAATTTGCCTGGGCTTGGCAAGCGCTTTTTGTACCATCCGTCAATTAACCATAAAATAATAGACAAAGGGCGCGAGCAGCAAACGATAGACGGCAAAGGGCACCAGGGTCATCCGCCCCACCAGGGCCACGAAAACTTTGACCGCCAACAGGGCGGAAATAAAGGAGCCCACTATGCCCACCGCGAAAAAGGGAATGTCCGCCGAGGTGA is a genomic window containing:
- a CDS encoding DegQ family serine endoprotease, translating into MIVKKYLAALLTVAFLASAQLSQAADLPDFSELAAKSGPAVVNIGTERKASGGGPEDFFGEMFRNMPPGFEKFFDQFGGKGRGGKRPQQKQKSLGSGFLVSADGYIVTNNHVVADADVIHVTLDEDNGKSETLKATLIGSDEETDLALLKVDAKKPLPFLTFGDSDALKVGEWLLAIGNPFGLDHTVTAGILSAKGRNIRSGPFDNFLQTDASINPGNSGGPLLNMAGQVVGINTAIIASGQGIGFAIPSNMAAKIINQIKSGKKISRGWIGVSIQDMDENTAKALGMKEPSGALVGSVMENEPAAKGGVQDGDVIIAVDKKDVEDAAALLRAIADKAPGSTAVLTVWRDGKNFDLKVTLGERKSGQNDGRPGMGQKQQDEGLLGLSVRPLKEEERREMKFSKDEGLLIVDVDPDKPAAEADLRPGDVILKANLKPVNSGEALSKIVKEVGVKRGAIMLQIERRGDVYFRTIPLGK
- a CDS encoding 30S ribosomal protein S1, with the translated sequence MTEEKIESPAQEEATEDFAAMLAAHSASSGRLQPGQKVSGTVIAITGDSVFVDMGIKVDGIMERKDILDAEGKESAGPGDSVEAWVIAVSPQEIRLSRSMSGSGVAALEEARDAALPVDGRVTAVCKGGYTVEVLGKTAFCPGSQMDASSGDADSLVGRGMQFLIIRVENRGRNVVVSRRALLERERQENLDKLLETLKEGDTVEGRITRLAPFGAFMELAPAVEGMIHLSELSWSRVGAADEAVSPGDLVRVKVLGISKNDKGQIRISLSRKQAEGDPWLDAPERLSAGAVVQGKVVRLAPFGAFVELLPGVEGLIHVSEMSWAKRVNKPEEVLSAGETVSVKIKDVNTETRRIALSLRDAEGDPWQDAAQRFAVGSTVTGTVESRTQYGLFVTLAPGITGLLPAGVIKNAKNAAQFSKLDKDDNVTLIVQNLDSAARRISLAPEGSEAVASAEDKAWKQHASAGSPSSGNGMGIMAQALQKAMQKK
- a CDS encoding MFS transporter, producing the protein MLSRARYILLNAYHILIDGLFDAVPILLAFMVISFGEGEKAVGLIVSVGTAAGTAAGLGTLLLSRKLGFMQTITLVTAVCGAGFCAATFSGNIVVAGLCFILAVAGYNVFHNIAFSYLTLHTERRRLGRVMSDFTAIGDVGRIPLVSLAAFAAAYSFGGFPGWRVVCITYGAAALAAALWLFFSCRGERPETREEAYGGRSFPAFGIFKDREIFLAMLASILNAFSNDRIFTFLPLLLIGKGVDPKIIGSFALGFSVGSFLGKMACGRFVDSFGPRKVFVAAELLLTVLLCALIMADQLVLIVSIALLLGIVTKGTVPVIQAIITEPVRDAASYGDVFSINSFLRGITNMLTPLLFGFLASAWSMNAIYAIMAVVAAVAAVPVLLMRRFDSAR